Below is a window of Solanum stenotomum isolate F172 chromosome 7, ASM1918654v1, whole genome shotgun sequence DNA.
GTTTTTAAATATTGTTATTCCTCATATTAGGATCAACATCGACTGCATCTCATGCTGCAACTAAATTAAATTCAAGATGTACTGCAAATAGAGGTATGCTTCTTTCtatcaaagtaataaaaaaacatgtattatCGTGCCTttatataacaaataatttctttttaccATGCACATGCATAAATAAGTTAGAAGTCAATCtacaaaatgaaaatttattgcCAAAAGattacttacttttaaagaaaGTTCCAAATTGCAAATTTTGTGCAGCAAAAAGGTTTCAATATGAATCACCAGGTTTTTGTTGTGATAATGGATCAATTAGACTAATTTCTCATAACATGCCTACTGAGTTGCGAAATTTGTTCTTGGGTCACTCCAAAGAATCTCAACATTTTTGCACTTATAGTAGAGCCTACAATAATATGTTTGCATTCACTTCACTTGGAGTACATTATGATAGAGAATTAGCAAAGAGAAATTGTGGCATCTATACATTTAAAGTCCAAGGAAAAATGTATCACTTCATTGATGATTTGATACCCTCtggaggaaaaggaaaaaaattacaattatatttCTATGATAACAAAAATGAGCTAACAAATCGAATGACGTTAACATATAATCTTAATGAGGTGATTGTTACAAAGCTCATGGatatacttaaaagttaatccTTATTCTACTTTTCTAAGATCGTTAACAGTTGTTCCAAATTTATCTGAATTTTATATTGCTCTAAACTCAAGTTCCAATTTAGACCAAAGAACACATAACTTACCAACTGCATCCGAAATTGGGGTAATTTGGATTGAAGATCAATTATATGATAAAATTTCCACACCACATATTCGAATGTACACTCATAGTAACAGAAGTCAATTGGTAAATTACTATTATGGATGCTATGACCCATTGCAGTATCCACTGTTGTTTCCTTATGGTCAAAATGGCTGGCATTGTggtattaaaaaattcaaaaagacgTACAAttattccaaaacacaaattTATTGTGAATATGAGCAGCTACCAAGTATAATGAACATGACTTCTATTGATCGAGTCCTTCACATGGAATCTACAGTTTTATCAAAAGGCTTGAGAAAAAGAGAGATTATTTCTTGTCGtgaatatttttgttataaaattcaaataagagATCAAGAACCAAATGAAACTTTACCTTCTAGAAGGGTATTTCAACAATACATAGTTGACCAATATATAAAACTTGAGACACAAATATTAGATTTTGTTTCATTTAATCAAGATCTATTTAGAGTTGAAGCCTTTTAAGGAATCATTGATTTATTGAGACAAAGAGAAAGAGATGCTTCCAATATTCGGAGACAAAAATTCCTTCCTGGTAGTTTCATTGGAGGCCCAAGAGATATGTGTCGAAGATATATGGATGTCATTGCTTTGGTACAATAGTTTGGAAAACTCGACATATTTTTGATGATGACTTATAATTCTTCTTGGCCTGAAATACAAGAACATTTAGAGCCAATGGAAGAAGTTCAAAACAGACCTGATTTAGTTAGTAGAGTATTCAGAGCAAAAGTAGAAGAACTTAAAAcagatattcaaaaaaaaaacatatttgaaaAGGTTGCAGCTTTTATGTATACAATTGAGTTTCAAAAACGGGGTCTTCCACATGCCCATTTTCTCATTATACTTATGGATGGATATAAGTTGCTAACACCATAAGCATATGATAAAATTGTATGTGCTGAATTACCTGATCCCCATATTGATCATCATCTATACAAACTTGTGACCAAACATATGATTCATGGTCTTGTGGCAATTTAAATCCTTCAAATTCTTGCAtgcaaaaagaaggaaaatgtaAGTTTAAATATCCAAAAGAACTTACTGAACAAACAACCAAAGGAAAGAATTTGTATCTCGTTCACAAAAGACCAAAAATAATCACACAAGTCAAAGTTACAGCACACAACATTGATAATTCTTGGGTTGTTCTGTACAATCCGTTTTTACTCAACAAATTCAGTTGTCATATTAATGTTGAAATATGTTCTGACATTAAGGTTGTCAAATACATTTACAAGTATATTTGCAAAGGACATGATAAAATTGCATTTTGTGTACATAATAATGATACTAATGTAGAAATAGATGAAATCAAAGAATACCAATCTGCTAGATGGGTTTCTCCACCAGAGGCTGCATGGAGTCTGTTTGCTTTTTCGATAAGTGAAATAACTCCAACTGTTTGCCAGTTGCAATTGCATCTTGATGGACAACAATTTGTTTCGTTCATAAATAACCAAACTGTGGATCAAATAATAAACAATCAAATGATAAGGAAAACAATGTTAACTGAATTTTTCTTTATGAACAAAATCAATAGTGATGCTATAAATCTCAATTTACTATATAAAGAGTTTCCCAACACTTTGTATGGTCATCATCATACAAAATGTGGTCGTGTCGAAAATAACGCCTTACTATCGAACGTATTGTGACATGTCATCCAACCgaaggagaaaaatattatcttaggtTGCTTCTAATGAACGTAAGGGGACCAAAATCATACAAAGATCTTTGTACAATGGATGGAAGATGCTACACTACATTTAGGAAAGATGCAGAACAAAAGGCTTATTACATTCTGATAACAACTTAATTTAGTGTATGTCTGAAGCTGTAAGCTATCAAATGCCTTATAGTTTAAGAAGACTATTTGCGacattattagtttattttaatccTGGTAACCCAAAAGATCTTTGGAAAAATATGAAGACTCTATTTCGGAAGATTTTAAAACAATTCCAAATGTTAAAAAATACGATATCCAGCAGTTAGTTTTAAATCATATCAATGAAGTTCTACTTTCAATGGGACGTAACATAAATGAATTCAAAGATATATTTGGAAATGTTAGCTCTTCTAGAACAACTAATGAGgtgaaagaaatatatttttgaaagaaatataatagtGTCTGAAGAAGATATATTTCTACaaaccaaattaaaatttgaacaaaaaatggCATATAACATAATTCTTGAACGAGTATATTCTAATAAATCAGGAGCTTTTTTCATTGATGGTCCTGGTGGAACtggaaaaatatttctttatcgAGCTTTGTTGGTTACTGTAAGAACAAAAGGATGCATATCTTTGGCAACTGCAAGTTCTGGTGCGGCAGCTTCAATACTTCCGGGAGGACGAACAACTcattcacatttcaaaattcctGTTGACATCGATGAGAATTTCACTTGCAATATTAGTAAACAAAGTTCATTAGCGACTCTAATTCGAGATTCAAAGTTAATTGTTTGGGATGAGGTCTCAatggcaaaaaaaaaacaattgaagcTCTTGATACACTTTTAAAAGATCTTATGAATACAAAAACACTCTTTGGTGGAAAAGTAGTAGTTTTTGGGGGAGACTTAGACAAACACTTCCCGTTGTTCGTAGTGGCAAAAAGGAAGACTTTGTTAGTCAAAGTTTATTATACTCTCATATTTGGAATCATCTCGAAAAATTGTGTTTATCTAAGAACATGCGTGCAAAAAAAGATCCAACATTTTGTGCATATTTAATGAGAATTGAAAATGGACAAGAAaaaactaacaacttcaacaaaattgaaattctCAATAACTTTATCATTCCCTTTACACATGAAATAGAATCTTTGAATCTTTTGTTTAATATTACTTATCCTGATTTGCATACATTCTATTCTAATCCATCTTTTATAACTTTCCATATTATTttgacaataaaaaataattttttgatgaaataaatgacatgCTTATACTATTGATGAAACAATTGAACCAAATGATCAATGCCAGTTTGAAGATTTTTGCGTACCTTACATCCTGCTAACTTACCACCTTATagattaactttgaaaaaaaattgtccagTTATATTATTAAGAAACTTAAATCCTACTGAAGGTTTATGCAATGGTACACAATTGATATGTCATGATTTTAAATCACATGTTACCTGTGCTACTATTTTCAGtggtgattttaaaaataaacatgtttttattCCAAAGATACCATTATTAGCATCACAAGATGAGAAGCTACTAGTTCCCTTCAAAAGAACACAATTTCCGATAAGGTTATGTTTTGCTATGACTATAAACAAAGCTGAAGGTCAAACATTAGATTTTGTTGGAATATATTTGCGTGAACCAGTTTTTTCACATGGACAACTTTATGTTGCTTTATCTCGAGCAAAATGTTCAGAGAACGTAAAATTATTAATACGTTCGCCTACGATATAGGACACATATGATCATTCTACATATAACGTAGTTTATGACTAAATCATTCGAAAAGCATTCTCATGATACTTTTAAACACAAGAAATCTAACAAGTAAGGACCCTCATGCTACACATTATGAAATTTTGGATTCATTTATTTCATCTGTTTTTAAAGATAACTAAGAGTTAGCTCGTAATCATATCAGTTCAAcattttaagtttaaaatttcACAGTTCAATTTAGATTCTTCCTGGctaattagttaaattttaaatgttTAATTTTCACTAGCCTAAATCCTAACATTGCAGGAACAACTTATTCTATCAAGGGTAAGTATTTATATAGTTCTAGCTGAAGGAAATGACAGAGATGACCTACCTCTTAAGGCTTCAAACCTTTTTATTTGAGATGATACAAGTGCAAATAAATGGTGATGAGGTAAACAAAATTTTGTAGTCATAATGTTATATCAATTAATGCTCTTAACTTTGTTGAATGTACTTTCAGTGAATTTTTCTTGCTTAGCTTCTCTCTTTGTGTGTTATTTAACTTCTCACATTATCGTACTCACTTGTGTTTGCTAGAATAACTTTTGTTTTGCATTTTTATtgatacaataacttctgttcTATTTGGCTGCTATTGTTTGACACCTCATTTTGAGGTTGACTCACTGCTGTATTTTGGCGTTTTGCTGTTTCCTTTTCTACAGCCGCAACTATTCGTATTCAATCCATTCTAGGAAAGAGGCCAATTACTCATCAATTAAGAGTCATGATAACAAATCCTATATAAGTTGGAGGCTCAAATCTTCAAACTTTATGAAAGATATGTTTCAAATGTATGTCATTTGATCCCATTGGTTGTTCTGTTAAACTCATTTACTATTCTCTAACGTTTTGTAGCCTAATTTATAGGTTAATGTAAGCTACTTGAAATAGGAATGGACAAAAATAAAGATACTGTCATTGTTCAAGAAAGAACTGTGTGATTGCTCAAGAAAGAACTGCTGACAGAAATTTGCATCGTCATACTAGATATGCACAAATGTCACCGGAGAAAAAGCAATTATGTTTGTCCCACGTAAGAGACCGCAACAACCTTTTTGCAATTTTATCCTCAACATACAATGTTATTGGCATTGGAATGGATGAGTCCTCCATCTAGATATATAGTCCCCGAATTGACGAGGTTGAGTTATTCAGACATTTATTTCATTATGTAATTTTTGGAATATTACTAATTCAGTATTTAGTTTAAATTCGTTGACATCAAGTACAATCCCTTTGTGTAGGTAAAGACAAAGCTCAAAGGACATCATAAGAGAATAACTGCGCTTCCTTTTTGAATTCTGTCAACGTGCTTATATCTGCAGGAGCAGATTCTCAGGTAAATTAGTTTGATATAGATGTATTTCGACAGATACCttacttaaaagaaaaatataactctTTTGTTTTGGACGAAATTCTCCAGTATTTGGTGTGGTATGAGATTCATATGAAATGTACTCTTTTCTACTGTATGAAAGAAACTCATATGAGAATGTTTTCAGTCGTCTGCTTCTTTAGTTTAGTAGGAATTTCATGCTATTGCATGGAACAATTGTACGGTCTTATACTGCTCTATGCTAGCTCGAAAGGTATTGCTACTCTCTTCTTTCCTGCTGAACGTCATCGAGAATTTTCCCCTTCTTCCGGTTTGCCTAGAAGATTCTCAATACAGGCTTAACAACCATCCCTGCTtacatttttagaaaattttaataCTGATTGTTAAGCTTCACTAATAGATATGGTTCTCCTATAAGGAGCATGTTTGCCTTGTGTTTCTTGCTCTACCAACTCATGTAACTTAATGTTCACACTTAGCGTACAAGATATAACTTAAATCTGATAAATTTAATAAGCAAAGCATGTTAGTCAGTTGATGTAATTCAATGTTTCtgaatcatttttatatttttcagtaATTGTTTTTTATACACATGATTTCGATATATATGATGTTTCCACTTATTAGTTCCTTCTTGCATCGTCTTTTCAACTCTTTCAGATTCAGTAAGTACAATTTGATATGTCTAACTCAGTTTTCTACTCTTTTGGATATAGTTTCTTCCTAAGATTTCTACATGCATGATACTAACTACTTCTTCATTTGCCCAATGCATTAGTTTCTTTGATGAATTTAATGTTTATAGCCATTAATAGTGAAAAAACTTAGACAGTCTTACAAAAATCTAAGATATCAAGAATGTCTATGCCTTAAATTTTTAAGTGAATTCTGCATCCAAGTTGTATGGTAATATGCCTTAGTTAACTCATTTAAAGTTTTTTGttgccatttttatttttaggctGCAACAACATTATTTGTATTAGGACTGAAGGCACATTTGGGACATATCTTGGTGGTTTTGGTTCTACCGTTCAAGATGTGAGCCACTATGTTATCAATTACCGTCTTCCATAAATCATGCAAGGTATTAGtattaattcttttcttatgaatatccttttttgctttttttagGTCAACTACGTAATTTTGAGTATCATATATTCATTTGTATTCGGTAATCATGTATTGGCTTTTGGTTTGTTGTTTCACTTTTTCTTCGAATAGACAAAGTGCACAAAAATTGGTCCGAACATTACaactataaataaaatgacTGCAAGGAAGATCCAATGGACGATAATTTTCAACCTATCAAAAAATTCTATTGTCTTAACCTGGTTCTGTTCAGCAACATCGTTGATTCCTTTTTTGGgttctttttaattatataatacacTGATAAAATTTGAGGGtgttattaataaaaattactGATGAACAGAAGACTTTCATCAGCCTTTTTGTGTTCAGTTGCTCTTTTATGATGTGGTTATTTTGTCTTTCTACTCTTTCTGTAGGAATGGAATGTTACATGTGAATtacaactttcaacttttttggTGTAACAGTTTATAGGGTATGTATATCTGCCAAATTTCTTTAGTTGAGAGGTCTCTCATACCGAGAGAAGGCCTTCACCAACTTGTTGGCAGACCAAGATTATGAGTGTCTTGCTGGTGAAGGATTGGATGAAAAAGAGAGGCCTAATGTGAGTATCCTTTATTGGTAAGATAAGGACTACTCCGTTATCACAATCCGGTGCAAGGATAGACCAAATCTTCTCTTTGATACAATTTTTACATTGCCCGATATGCAATATTTCATTTTCCATGGCAATGTAGATCCTGAAGTACCAATAGCGCACCGGtaccacaattttttatttgttttgaaatcTCTTTCATTATTTATTCTTCTGAACATTTGTGAACTAATATTACAAACTTTGTTCTCATTGAAGGAGTACTGCATAAGACATATAGATGTTTCCTGGTAAAATCAGACGCAAAACGAAAAAAAGTGATTCAATATCTTAAAGCAACAATTGAAAGAAGGGTATCTGAGGTTAGCACTAATGATTAacttaatttctaaatttttttagatCCATTGTTCGACATATATTGAGAGTTATGAGGGGCATCTCCTTCGACCAATTATTTGTCATGGTCCATTcctctttttaaaattgattaattaacaACCCACAAATAGCACATTGCACTTAGTAGCTTGTTCAAATAAGTGAAATCAAGACAGAAACTTCCcattttttgacttttaagtAAGATAGACTCTTTCATGTTTTCTTCATATGTCAAATTTGGAATTCTCCTACATTTAACTGAACTTATTTGTAACTACTATGTTTTGGTCCAAATATGAATACTACATACTCTGATATATGCCACCCCGTTTACTGATTTTCTCATTTCTTCAATAATTAATCATCTTATTCTGATGTGGTTGCTTCTATTACTTTGCACTTCTTAGtaagttttatttaattttttttgttcactgCTTGGTGTATTGGCAGATGTTCAACATGCATGCATCTATATAGttgattgtttctttttttccttgaatattttattttagttctaAGTTTGTTATGTTGAGTTTTTATCTATTCTCGCCTTTTAATACATCTTACTGTTAATGAAATTTTGGTCATATTAGTATTTTTGCTATTTATTTGAGTAGTTTGTTTTTACATGCATAATATTGATTACTACATTCGATTTGCACTTTGCTGCCAAATTTATATAAGGcctatatatatagagagagatggAAGGATAGATATTACCCTTATATTTATAAAGGACACTAAAAGTACATGTGTCTTCTTAAAAATTGATGAGATTTTGGTAGGCAATGAAATTGTGCCAAAAAAGAGACAAAATCATTACATTTGATAGTGATTTTGTCTCTTTTTTAGCACAATTTCATTGCCTACCAAAACCCCATCAATTTTTAAGAAGACACATGTACTTTTAGTGTCCTTTCTAAATATGGGTAAggtaatatatatttattactcatCGAGCACAAATTTAATAGGCTTCCATTGAAGAAAAACTTTTGCTCCTTTCTCAGgtatttttttccccttttcatGTTTTCCCTCTTcccattttcaatttttcttgcaGATTTGCTTCTCACCAACACGAAAAATCAAAATAGGACAAAATTACAGTTactattttgacttaaaattccAATTTTATTACTCAGCAGACAGATTTGGGG
It encodes the following:
- the LOC125871320 gene encoding uncharacterized protein LOC125871320, with translation MAYNIILERVYSNKSGAFFIDGPGGTGKIFLYRALLVTVRTKGCISLATASSGAAASILPGGRTTHSHFKIPVDIDENFTCNISKQSSLATLIRDSKLIVWDEEQILSSKGIATLFFPAERHREFSPSSGLPRRFSIQA